Proteins from a genomic interval of Polaribacter sp. Q13:
- a CDS encoding NAD-dependent succinate-semialdehyde dehydrogenase: MKTRNFGYKKLYIDGKLVDAESGEREDVICPATGEVIAQVAKAGKADAEKALISSQKGFKYWSKLSLSERTVWMLKLRDAILEKSDELRDAMVHEMGKTYAGSEEDIDRLTEALEWYPNAMKNLREEQIPDYEGTHTHKMISKPAGVALAYLAWNFPLLNVGYKIGPALASGCSLIIKPSTLSPLSAYMVGEILESINFPAGVVTILAGSSREVATPMTTSTIPAVITMIGSTQTGQRIIADSTTSIKKLGMELGGNAPFIVFEDADIETALNLAIILRFHNTGQICVAANRIFVHKNIYDKFLKEYVKRASELKIGFGVKENEGVFMGPLASSDARDRMFELVEDAVSKGATLEYGGKIPEDLPKGGYWMQPTVVSGITTEMKLFREETFGPVAGIMSFDTDDEVLELANDTEFGLASYIFTNNNKRIERFTEDLEFGEIHINGVKYAIYLPHGGFKNSGIGHDCSHLALDDYLVKKRITSAL; the protein is encoded by the coding sequence ATGAAGACTAGAAACTTCGGATATAAAAAGTTATACATCGACGGTAAATTAGTTGATGCAGAAAGTGGAGAAAGAGAAGATGTTATTTGTCCTGCAACAGGAGAGGTAATTGCTCAAGTTGCAAAAGCGGGTAAAGCAGATGCAGAAAAAGCATTGATATCTTCACAAAAAGGATTTAAATATTGGTCTAAATTATCTTTATCAGAAAGAACAGTTTGGATGCTAAAATTGCGTGATGCAATTTTAGAAAAATCGGATGAACTTAGAGATGCCATGGTGCATGAAATGGGGAAAACCTATGCAGGTTCTGAAGAAGATATTGATAGACTTACAGAAGCATTAGAATGGTATCCTAATGCAATGAAAAATTTAAGAGAAGAGCAAATTCCAGATTATGAAGGAACGCACACTCATAAAATGATTTCTAAACCAGCAGGTGTTGCTTTAGCATACTTAGCATGGAATTTTCCATTATTAAATGTTGGGTATAAAATTGGGCCAGCATTAGCTTCTGGATGCTCCTTAATCATTAAACCATCAACATTATCGCCTTTATCTGCATATATGGTTGGTGAAATTTTAGAAAGCATTAATTTCCCTGCAGGAGTGGTTACAATTTTAGCAGGTTCTAGTAGAGAGGTGGCAACACCAATGACTACAAGTACAATACCAGCTGTAATTACCATGATTGGTTCTACACAAACGGGTCAAAGAATTATTGCAGATAGTACAACATCTATCAAAAAATTAGGAATGGAATTAGGAGGAAATGCTCCTTTCATTGTTTTTGAAGATGCAGATATAGAAACAGCTTTAAACTTAGCAATTATCTTAAGGTTCCATAATACAGGTCAAATTTGTGTAGCTGCCAACAGAATATTTGTTCATAAAAATATTTATGATAAATTCTTAAAAGAATACGTAAAAAGAGCATCAGAATTAAAAATTGGTTTTGGAGTTAAAGAAAACGAAGGTGTTTTTATGGGGCCATTGGCTTCTAGTGATGCTAGAGATAGAATGTTTGAATTAGTTGAAGATGCTGTTAGTAAAGGAGCAACTTTAGAATATGGAGGTAAAATTCCTGAAGATTTACCTAAAGGTGGATATTGGATGCAACCAACCGTAGTTTCTGGTATTACAACTGAGATGAAATTGTTTAGAGAAGAGACTTTTGGGCCTGTTGCAGGTATTATGTCTTTTGATACTGACGATGAAGTTTTAGAATTAGCAAACGATACAGAATTTGGTTTAGCGTCTTATATTTTTACAAATAATAACAAAAGAATAGAAAGATTTACAGAAGACTTAGAATTTGGAGAAATTCATATAAATGGTGTAAAATATGCCATATATTTGCCACACGGAGGATTTAAGAATAGTGGAATAGGTCACGATTGTTCTCACCTTGCATTAGATGATTATTTAGTTAAAAAACGTATTACATCAGCATTATAA
- a CDS encoding HpcH/HpaI aldolase/citrate lyase family protein, translated as MAKNLLQNSLKEGETLYGPFCKIQDPAIVEIAALSGFDFVIIDMEHGPYSIESAQNMIRAAEARGITPVVRVTENSETLILRTLDIGAKCIQVPQICTKADADRLVKSTKFYPKGERGMCRYVRAAEYTNISGADHFGKANDNITTIIHIEGMEGINNLEEIVQVDGIDVIFLGPYDLSQSCGVPGDVNNPKVVDAMKGAVETAKKYGKFVGTFTETPEKAKMWKEIGVQYISYAVDVGLVMNTFKDITKQLKG; from the coding sequence ATGGCGAAAAATTTATTACAAAACAGTTTAAAAGAAGGAGAAACTTTATATGGTCCCTTCTGTAAAATACAAGATCCAGCAATTGTAGAAATTGCGGCTTTAAGTGGTTTCGATTTTGTGATCATAGATATGGAACATGGTCCTTATAGTATAGAATCTGCTCAGAATATGATTAGAGCAGCCGAAGCTAGAGGAATTACACCTGTGGTTAGAGTTACGGAAAATTCTGAAACTTTAATTTTAAGAACTTTAGATATTGGCGCAAAATGTATTCAAGTACCTCAAATATGCACAAAAGCAGACGCTGATAGATTAGTGAAATCTACTAAGTTTTATCCGAAAGGAGAAAGAGGGATGTGTCGTTATGTAAGAGCTGCAGAATATACAAATATTAGCGGTGCAGATCATTTTGGAAAAGCAAATGATAACATTACAACAATTATCCATATCGAAGGAATGGAAGGTATTAATAACCTAGAAGAAATTGTACAAGTAGATGGTATTGATGTGATCTTTTTAGGTCCTTATGATTTATCTCAATCTTGTGGAGTTCCTGGTGATGTTAATAACCCTAAAGTAGTAGATGCTATGAAAGGTGCTGTAGAAACTGCTAAAAAGTACGGTAAGTTTGTAGGTACTTTTACAGAGACTCCAGAAAAAGCAAAAATGTGGAAAGAAATAGGTGTACAATATATTTCTTATGCTGTAGATGTTGGTTTAGTAATGAATACTTTTAAAGATATTACAAAACAATTAAAAGGATAA
- a CDS encoding IS256 family transposase produces the protein MKPEDILNEDFLKQFKSGSELTNFLEQLHKRGIEKILEGELDAHLDYDRHQKSKSTNLRNGYTKKKLKTTLGETEINVPRDRESSFNPMIVKKRESTTEGIENIIISLYAKGMSNSDIEEQIRELYDFNISTSTISRITDSITNDIIAWKNRPLEATYLIVWMDGIVFKVRENSKVINKTIYIAVGLRTDGKKEVLGLWLGKNESSAFWMSVLTDIRARGTQDILITATDNLNGFTDTIKTVFPNSVTQICVVHQIRNSCRYVVWKDKKEFTRDMKQIYTAPTKEAAKASLKDFKDKWDSKYSYAIKSWENNWDELTVFFDFPIEIRTIIYTTNLIENLNGKIRKYTKNKLSFPTDEAVMKSVFLALRESTKKWTMPIRNWGIILNQFLAIFENRIKL, from the coding sequence ATGAAACCAGAAGACATTTTAAACGAAGATTTTTTAAAGCAATTTAAAAGCGGATCAGAACTTACTAATTTTTTAGAACAGCTTCATAAACGAGGCATAGAAAAGATCCTTGAGGGAGAATTAGATGCTCACCTAGATTATGATCGACATCAAAAAAGTAAATCAACTAATCTTCGAAATGGGTATACCAAAAAGAAACTAAAAACAACTTTAGGGGAGACAGAAATAAACGTTCCAAGAGACCGTGAAAGTTCTTTTAACCCAATGATTGTTAAAAAAAGAGAAAGTACTACAGAAGGTATAGAAAACATTATAATTTCCCTTTATGCAAAAGGGATGAGCAATAGTGATATAGAAGAACAAATACGAGAACTTTACGATTTTAACATCTCCACAAGTACTATATCAAGAATTACCGATAGTATCACCAATGATATTATAGCTTGGAAGAATAGACCTTTAGAAGCAACATATCTTATCGTTTGGATGGATGGAATCGTTTTTAAAGTTAGAGAAAACTCTAAAGTCATCAACAAAACCATTTACATTGCTGTAGGTTTGAGAACCGATGGTAAAAAAGAAGTACTTGGTTTATGGTTAGGGAAGAATGAATCTTCTGCTTTTTGGATGAGTGTTTTAACAGATATTAGAGCTAGAGGAACACAAGATATCTTAATCACAGCAACCGACAATTTAAACGGATTTACAGATACAATTAAAACTGTTTTCCCTAATTCTGTTACTCAAATATGTGTAGTGCATCAGATTAGAAACTCTTGTCGTTACGTTGTTTGGAAAGACAAAAAAGAGTTTACCAGAGACATGAAACAAATCTATACTGCACCTACAAAAGAAGCTGCAAAGGCATCCTTAAAAGATTTTAAAGATAAATGGGATTCTAAATATTCTTATGCGATTAAAAGTTGGGAAAATAACTGGGATGAACTTACCGTTTTCTTTGATTTCCCTATAGAAATAAGAACTATAATTTATACCACAAATCTTATAGAAAATCTCAACGGGAAAATTAGAAAATATACTAAAAACAAACTCTCGTTCCCAACCGATGAAGCTGTCATGAAATCTGTTTTTTTAGCACTGAGAGAAAGTACTAAAAAGTGGACAATGCCAATTAGAAATTGGGGAATTATACTTAATCAATTTTTAGCTATATTTGAAAACAGGATTAAACTATAA
- the dgoD gene encoding galactonate dehydratase, producing the protein MNDLKIVKIELFKVPPRWLFLKITTQSGIIGWGEPVIEGKADSVAACVKELEKFLIGKDASKIEDIWQILYRGGFYRGGAILMSAISGIDQALWDIKGKHLGVPVHELLGGAVRDKMKMYCWIGGDNPDVVLEQAHQKVKDGFKAVKMNATGAMEWVSSMKDVKKVAHNIKLLREEFGYDLDIGLDFHGRVHKPMVKRLIDELAPYEPLFIEEPVLTENNDALKHIYGYTSIPIATGERMFSRWDFKEILHQGVVDIIQPDLSHAGGISEVRRIATMAEAYDITLAPHCPLGPVALASCLHVDFVSSNAIIQESSIGIHYNKGYDILDYMSNPEVFDVKDGYIDLLKKPGLGVDIDEDKLREAQKIGHDWSNPIWRHEDGSFAEW; encoded by the coding sequence ATGAACGATTTAAAAATTGTTAAAATAGAATTATTTAAAGTGCCACCACGTTGGTTATTTCTTAAAATAACTACCCAATCTGGTATTATTGGTTGGGGAGAACCTGTTATAGAAGGTAAGGCCGATTCTGTTGCTGCATGCGTAAAAGAATTAGAAAAATTTTTAATTGGTAAAGACGCAAGTAAAATAGAGGATATATGGCAAATTCTATATAGAGGTGGATTCTATAGAGGAGGTGCAATCTTAATGAGTGCTATTTCTGGTATAGACCAAGCTTTATGGGATATAAAAGGAAAACACTTAGGTGTACCAGTGCACGAACTTTTAGGAGGTGCTGTTCGTGATAAAATGAAAATGTATTGTTGGATCGGTGGAGACAATCCGGATGTTGTATTAGAACAAGCACATCAAAAAGTAAAAGATGGCTTTAAAGCCGTAAAAATGAATGCTACTGGGGCAATGGAATGGGTATCTTCTATGAAGGATGTTAAAAAAGTAGCTCATAACATTAAACTTTTAAGAGAAGAATTCGGATATGATTTAGATATCGGTTTAGATTTTCATGGTAGAGTTCACAAACCAATGGTAAAACGATTGATAGACGAATTGGCTCCTTATGAACCATTGTTTATTGAAGAACCTGTATTAACAGAAAACAATGATGCCTTAAAGCATATATACGGATATACAAGTATTCCTATTGCTACTGGAGAACGTATGTTTTCTAGATGGGATTTTAAAGAAATATTACACCAAGGTGTTGTAGATATTATTCAACCAGATTTAAGTCATGCAGGTGGTATTTCTGAAGTAAGACGAATTGCTACTATGGCAGAAGCTTATGATATTACTTTAGCCCCTCACTGTCCGCTTGGACCTGTAGCCTTAGCATCTTGTTTACATGTAGATTTTGTGTCTTCTAACGCAATTATTCAAGAAAGCAGTATTGGTATACATTATAATAAAGGATATGACATCTTAGATTATATGTCTAATCCAGAAGTATTTGATGTAAAAGATGGTTATATCGATTTACTTAAAAAACCAGGTTTAGGAGTAGATATTGATGAAGATAAATTACGTGAAGCTCAAAAAATAGGACATGATTGGTCTAACCCTATTTGGAGACATGAAGACGGAAGTTTTGCTGAATGGTAA
- a CDS encoding SDR family NAD(P)-dependent oxidoreductase codes for MKTVMIVGGNRGVGKEILKASLDKGYNVAFCSRKEEEAKEIIKSLKAEDKLYFHRIDLNSIDELENFVIQTKKKFGSIDALVIYSGITPVASLTDTEEDVYDSVFNVNLKAPYFLIKHVIKVMKEQGTGGSIVFFGSAHMDYGQIDRTAYALTKGTLYTLSRHIARHYAGFGIRSNYVVMGWTHTEGELELRKEEGISAEELKNKAAAILPMGRMLTPKDPVPAVMYLISDDSAMTTGSKIRITAGEYI; via the coding sequence ATGAAAACAGTAATGATTGTTGGTGGGAATAGAGGAGTTGGTAAAGAGATTCTAAAAGCATCTTTAGATAAAGGTTATAATGTTGCCTTTTGTAGCCGCAAAGAAGAAGAAGCTAAAGAAATTATCAAATCTTTAAAGGCTGAAGATAAACTCTATTTTCATAGAATTGATTTAAATTCTATAGATGAACTTGAGAACTTTGTTATTCAAACAAAAAAGAAATTTGGTAGTATTGATGCTTTGGTTATATATTCTGGAATTACACCTGTGGCTTCATTAACCGATACAGAAGAGGATGTTTATGATAGCGTTTTTAATGTGAATCTTAAAGCTCCTTATTTTTTAATAAAACATGTTATAAAAGTAATGAAAGAACAAGGTACTGGTGGTTCTATTGTCTTTTTTGGTTCTGCTCATATGGATTATGGTCAAATTGATAGAACAGCTTATGCTCTTACTAAAGGGACGCTTTATACTCTTTCTAGACATATTGCACGTCATTATGCAGGATTTGGAATTCGATCTAATTATGTAGTAATGGGTTGGACACATACAGAAGGAGAGTTAGAGTTAAGAAAAGAAGAAGGAATAAGTGCTGAAGAATTAAAAAATAAAGCAGCAGCTATACTTCCTATGGGGCGTATGTTAACTCCTAAGGATCCTGTACCTGCAGTAATGTATCTTATTTCTGATGATTCTGCGATGACAACCGGATCTAAGATAAGAATAACAGCAGGAGAATATATATAA